The following are encoded in a window of Carassius auratus strain Wakin chromosome 6, ASM336829v1, whole genome shotgun sequence genomic DNA:
- the fam117ba gene encoding protein FAM117B, which translates to MRDKATQTPRAWVDERRRGSHKRSASCGSTDQLKEIAKLRQQLQRSKRSSRHRRDKDRKSPFNGNHAIIQSQSQMPKTILIPIPISKSTPPRFRNSIEGLNQEIERIIIRDTVERDEIIVPQDVPDGHRAPPPLPQRSSSTRSIDTQTPSNGGLGSNRSNSSSRADSVSPSYLSILNDTVGNSPLDDTLNESKERDLGPWSPLPKYASSPKPNNSYMFKREPPEGCERVKAFEENQPRPLQEIPPYLCPDRNKVNFIPKSGSAFCLVSILKPLLPTQELNFRSGMGYHSISPSLVPLGGVTVRSLSPSMGPILSRGRQSPCLPRHLEEPEG; encoded by the exons ATGAGGGACAAGGCCACCCAG ACCCCTAGGGCCTGGGTAGATGAGCGGAGGAGAGGCTCTCATAAGCGATCGGCTTCCTGCGGCAGCACTGACCAGCTGAAAGAA ATTGCAAAATTGCGACAACAGCTCCAGCGGAGCAAACGCAGCAGCCGCCATCGCCGGGACAAAGACCGCAAATCCCCCTTTAATGGCAACCATGCCATCATCCAATCACAG TCTCAGATGCCTAAAACCATCCTGATTCCCATCCCCATCTCTAAGTCCACACCTCCCAGATTTCGGAACAGCATAGAGGGGCTCAACCAGGAGATTGAACGCATCATCATCCGGGACACTGTGGAGAGAGATGAGATCATAGTA CCACAGGACGTTCCTGATGGGCACCGCGCGCCCCCGCCCCTCCCCCAGCGCAGCAGCAGCACACGCAGTATTGACACACAGACGCCCTCCAACGGCGGCCTCGGCAGTAACCGTAGCAACAGCAGCAGCCGGGCTGACTCTGTCTCACCGTCGTACCTCAGCATCCTCAACGACACGGTGGGAAACAGCCCGCTCGACGACACGCTCAACGAGAGCAAAGAAAGAG ACCTAGGACCTTGGTCTCCTCTGCCCAAATATGCTTCATCTCCAAAGCCCAACAACAGCTATATGTTCAAACGTGAGCCTCCGGAGGGCTGCGAGAGAGTCAAAGCTTTTGAAGAAAACCA GCCAAGGCCTCTCCAGGAGATTCCTCCTTATCTCTGCCCAGACAGAAACAAGGTGAACTTCATTCCCAAAAGCGGCTCTGCTTTCTGCTTGGTGAGCATCTTGAAGCCTCTGCTGCCCACCCAGGAGCTGAACTTCCGTAGCGGGATGGGATACCACAGCATCTCCCCCTCATTGGTGCCTCTGGGTGGGGTCACGGTGAGGAGCCTGTCCCCCTCCATGGGTCCCATCTTGTCCCGTGGACGTCAGTCACCATGCCTCCCACGACATCTTGAGGAGCCAGAAGGTTAA
- the ical1 gene encoding islet cell autoantigen 1-like isoform X2 produces MDSYGFSSDMFSGRAVLGEDSSVMARMQKKFWKTKQVLIKATGKKEDEHVVASDADLDAKLEFFRSVQSTCTELLKVIEKYQQRITHLSQEENELGLFLRFQAEHDKTKAGSMMDATSKALCCSAKQRLALCPPLHRLEQEVETFRRRAIADTLLTVSRMEKARTEYRGALLWMKDVSQELDPDTYKQLEKFRKVQAQVRGTKVHFDKLKNDVCQKVVMLGASRCNMLSHSLCTYQTTLLQYWEKTAHVMSGIHEAFKGYVPYQFTTLKELRDPLDQIVSTQTAEDSKDEEKKTHPDNLVSLEDEQLGESSDTVSTPVVDGQSRGSDSSLCASLDSVGRDLLSEVKEEDRERGDLAFLQDLLSPGAAGGTSEFSKAWQDAFGCFEAPPAPDTAPSQEAGMVNTPTGFLPSQLLDHSLSATGWATPPMFQALPLQPPSSGGQPTQNTPHSSASAPKGNSRDMSAWFNLFADLDPLSNPDAIGRSDQEFLNA; encoded by the exons ATGGACAGCTATGG GTTCTCCAGTGACATGTTCAGTGGCAGAGCAGTTCTGGGGGAGGACAGCTCGGTCATGGCCCGAATGCAGAAGAAGTTCTGGAAGACCAAGCAGGTTCTGATCAAGGCCACAGGGAAGAAAGAAGATGAGCATGTGGTGGCATCTGACGCAGATCTTGATGCCAAATTGGAG TTTTTCCGTTCAGTCCAGAGCACTTGCACAGAACTCCTGAAAGTGATTGAGAAATACCAGCAAAGAATCACAC ACCTCTCTCAAGAGGAGAATGAGCTCGGACTGTTCTTGCGCTTCCAGGCAGAGCATGATAAAACAAAAGCAGGCAGTATGATGGACGCCACCAGTAAAGCCCTCTGCTGTTCTGCCAAGCAAAG GCTGGCGCTGTGTCCCCCTCTCCATCGTTTGGAACAGGAAGTGGAGACGTTCCGGAGGAGAGCCATCGCAGACACCCTGCTGACCGTGAGCCGGATGGAGAAAGCCCGTACTGAGTACCGCGGAGCTCTGCTCTGGATGAAGGACGTCTCGCAGGAACTGGACCCAGATACTTACAAACAACTGGAAAAATTTCGCAAG GTTCAGGCCCAGGTTAGAGGAACAAAAGTGCATTTTGATAAGCTGAAGAATGACGTGTGTCAGAAAGTGGTCATGCTGGGTGCCAGTCGCTGCAACATGCTTTCACATTCATTATGTACTTACCAG ACAACGCTCTTACAGTACTGGGAGAAGACTGCACATGTGATGTCCGGCATCCATGAGGCCTTCAAAGGATATGTACCTTACCAGTTCACCACCCTTAAA GAATTAAGGGACCCATTGGATCAAATTGTTTCCACGCAGACAGCAGAGGACAGCAAAGACGAGGAAAAGAAGACACATCCAGACAA TCTTGTTTCACTTGAAGATGAACAGCTGGGCGAATCATCCGATACTG tTTCTACTCCTGTGGTAGATGGGCAGAGTCGAGGATCTGACAGTTCTTTGTGTGCCAGTCTGGACTctg TAGGCAGGGATCTGTTGTCTGAGGTGAAAgaagaggacagagagagaggtgaCCTGGCCTTCCTGCAGGATCTGCTGAGTCCTGGGGCTGCGGGCGGCACTAGTGAGTTTAGTAAGGCATGGCAGGATGCTTTCGGCTGTTTCGAGGCCCCTCCTGCTCCTGATACTGCTCCTTCACAGGAAGCAGGAATGGTAAACACACCCACTGGCTTCCTGCCGTCACAGCTCCTGGACCATAGCCTTAGTGCCACAG GATGGGCGACTCCACCCATGTTTCAAGCCCTGCCCCTCCAACCACCTTCCAGTGGAGGACAGCCTACCCAGAATACTCCACACTCCTCTGCCAGTG CACCTAAGGGAAACTCCAGGGACATGTCTGCCTGGTTTAACCTCTTTGCAGATTTGGACCCTCTGTCCAACCCAGATGCTATTGGACGCAGTGATCAGGAGTTCCTCAATGCCTGA
- the ical1 gene encoding islet cell autoantigen 1-like isoform X1, producing MDSYGFSSDMFSGRAVLGEDSSVMARMQKKFWKTKQVLIKATGKKEDEHVVASDADLDAKLEFFRSVQSTCTELLKVIEKYQQRITHLSQEENELGLFLRFQAEHDKTKAGSMMDATSKALCCSAKQRLALCPPLHRLEQEVETFRRRAIADTLLTVSRMEKARTEYRGALLWMKDVSQELDPDTYKQLEKFRKVQAQVRGTKVHFDKLKNDVCQKVVMLGASRCNMLSHSLCTYQTTLLQYWEKTAHVMSGIHEAFKGYVPYQFTTLKELRDPLDQIVSTQTAEDSKDEEKKTHPDNLVSLEDEQLGESSDTVSTPVVDGQSRGSDSSLCASLDSALTEQFGPIGGDSTDDDLLLMTPEPGSSPSLIPTLTPTPHPSMSVMQPQILQEVSKPPVVQWGVGVSHEEMQDAFISSLSPEIVGRDLLSEVKEEDRERGDLAFLQDLLSPGAAGGTSEFSKAWQDAFGCFEAPPAPDTAPSQEAGMVNTPTGFLPSQLLDHSLSATGWATPPMFQALPLQPPSSGGQPTQNTPHSSASAPKGNSRDMSAWFNLFADLDPLSNPDAIGRSDQEFLNA from the exons ATGGACAGCTATGG GTTCTCCAGTGACATGTTCAGTGGCAGAGCAGTTCTGGGGGAGGACAGCTCGGTCATGGCCCGAATGCAGAAGAAGTTCTGGAAGACCAAGCAGGTTCTGATCAAGGCCACAGGGAAGAAAGAAGATGAGCATGTGGTGGCATCTGACGCAGATCTTGATGCCAAATTGGAG TTTTTCCGTTCAGTCCAGAGCACTTGCACAGAACTCCTGAAAGTGATTGAGAAATACCAGCAAAGAATCACAC ACCTCTCTCAAGAGGAGAATGAGCTCGGACTGTTCTTGCGCTTCCAGGCAGAGCATGATAAAACAAAAGCAGGCAGTATGATGGACGCCACCAGTAAAGCCCTCTGCTGTTCTGCCAAGCAAAG GCTGGCGCTGTGTCCCCCTCTCCATCGTTTGGAACAGGAAGTGGAGACGTTCCGGAGGAGAGCCATCGCAGACACCCTGCTGACCGTGAGCCGGATGGAGAAAGCCCGTACTGAGTACCGCGGAGCTCTGCTCTGGATGAAGGACGTCTCGCAGGAACTGGACCCAGATACTTACAAACAACTGGAAAAATTTCGCAAG GTTCAGGCCCAGGTTAGAGGAACAAAAGTGCATTTTGATAAGCTGAAGAATGACGTGTGTCAGAAAGTGGTCATGCTGGGTGCCAGTCGCTGCAACATGCTTTCACATTCATTATGTACTTACCAG ACAACGCTCTTACAGTACTGGGAGAAGACTGCACATGTGATGTCCGGCATCCATGAGGCCTTCAAAGGATATGTACCTTACCAGTTCACCACCCTTAAA GAATTAAGGGACCCATTGGATCAAATTGTTTCCACGCAGACAGCAGAGGACAGCAAAGACGAGGAAAAGAAGACACATCCAGACAA TCTTGTTTCACTTGAAGATGAACAGCTGGGCGAATCATCCGATACTG tTTCTACTCCTGTGGTAGATGGGCAGAGTCGAGGATCTGACAGTTCTTTGTGTGCCAGTCTGGACTctg CATTGACTGAACAATTTGGCCCTATTGGTGGAGATAGCACAGATGATGACCTCCTATTAATGACCCCTGAGCCTGGCTCGTCCCCTTCTCTCATTCCAACCTTGACCCCAACCCCACACCCATCCATGTCCGTTATGCAGCCTCAGATACTGCAGGAGGTCTCAAAGCCCCCTGTTGTTCAGTGGGGCGTAGGTGTATCACATGAGGAAATGCAAGATGCCTTTATCAGCAGTCTGTCACCTGAAATAG TAGGCAGGGATCTGTTGTCTGAGGTGAAAgaagaggacagagagagaggtgaCCTGGCCTTCCTGCAGGATCTGCTGAGTCCTGGGGCTGCGGGCGGCACTAGTGAGTTTAGTAAGGCATGGCAGGATGCTTTCGGCTGTTTCGAGGCCCCTCCTGCTCCTGATACTGCTCCTTCACAGGAAGCAGGAATGGTAAACACACCCACTGGCTTCCTGCCGTCACAGCTCCTGGACCATAGCCTTAGTGCCACAG GATGGGCGACTCCACCCATGTTTCAAGCCCTGCCCCTCCAACCACCTTCCAGTGGAGGACAGCCTACCCAGAATACTCCACACTCCTCTGCCAGTG CACCTAAGGGAAACTCCAGGGACATGTCTGCCTGGTTTAACCTCTTTGCAGATTTGGACCCTCTGTCCAACCCAGATGCTATTGGACGCAGTGATCAGGAGTTCCTCAATGCCTGA
- the ical1 gene encoding islet cell autoantigen 1-like isoform X3 translates to MDSYGFSSDMFSGRAVLGEDSSVMARMQKKFWKTKQVLIKATGKKEDEHVVASDADLDAKLEFFRSVQSTCTELLKVIEKYQQRITHLSQEENELGLFLRFQAEHDKTKAGSMMDATSKALCCSAKQRLALCPPLHRLEQEVETFRRRAIADTLLTVSRMEKARTEYRGALLWMKDVSQELDPDTYKQLEKFRKVQAQVRGTKVHFDKLKNDVCQKVVMLGASRCNMLSHSLCTYQTTLLQYWEKTAHVMSGIHEAFKGYVPYQFTTLKELRDPLDQIVSTQTAEDSKDEEKKTHPDNLVSLEDEQLGESSDTVSTPVVDGQSRGSDSSLCASLDSGRDLLSEVKEEDRERGDLAFLQDLLSPGAAGGTSEFSKAWQDAFGCFEAPPAPDTAPSQEAGMVNTPTGFLPSQLLDHSLSATGWATPPMFQALPLQPPSSGGQPTQNTPHSSASAPKGNSRDMSAWFNLFADLDPLSNPDAIGRSDQEFLNA, encoded by the exons ATGGACAGCTATGG GTTCTCCAGTGACATGTTCAGTGGCAGAGCAGTTCTGGGGGAGGACAGCTCGGTCATGGCCCGAATGCAGAAGAAGTTCTGGAAGACCAAGCAGGTTCTGATCAAGGCCACAGGGAAGAAAGAAGATGAGCATGTGGTGGCATCTGACGCAGATCTTGATGCCAAATTGGAG TTTTTCCGTTCAGTCCAGAGCACTTGCACAGAACTCCTGAAAGTGATTGAGAAATACCAGCAAAGAATCACAC ACCTCTCTCAAGAGGAGAATGAGCTCGGACTGTTCTTGCGCTTCCAGGCAGAGCATGATAAAACAAAAGCAGGCAGTATGATGGACGCCACCAGTAAAGCCCTCTGCTGTTCTGCCAAGCAAAG GCTGGCGCTGTGTCCCCCTCTCCATCGTTTGGAACAGGAAGTGGAGACGTTCCGGAGGAGAGCCATCGCAGACACCCTGCTGACCGTGAGCCGGATGGAGAAAGCCCGTACTGAGTACCGCGGAGCTCTGCTCTGGATGAAGGACGTCTCGCAGGAACTGGACCCAGATACTTACAAACAACTGGAAAAATTTCGCAAG GTTCAGGCCCAGGTTAGAGGAACAAAAGTGCATTTTGATAAGCTGAAGAATGACGTGTGTCAGAAAGTGGTCATGCTGGGTGCCAGTCGCTGCAACATGCTTTCACATTCATTATGTACTTACCAG ACAACGCTCTTACAGTACTGGGAGAAGACTGCACATGTGATGTCCGGCATCCATGAGGCCTTCAAAGGATATGTACCTTACCAGTTCACCACCCTTAAA GAATTAAGGGACCCATTGGATCAAATTGTTTCCACGCAGACAGCAGAGGACAGCAAAGACGAGGAAAAGAAGACACATCCAGACAA TCTTGTTTCACTTGAAGATGAACAGCTGGGCGAATCATCCGATACTG tTTCTACTCCTGTGGTAGATGGGCAGAGTCGAGGATCTGACAGTTCTTTGTGTGCCAGTCTGGACTctg GCAGGGATCTGTTGTCTGAGGTGAAAgaagaggacagagagagaggtgaCCTGGCCTTCCTGCAGGATCTGCTGAGTCCTGGGGCTGCGGGCGGCACTAGTGAGTTTAGTAAGGCATGGCAGGATGCTTTCGGCTGTTTCGAGGCCCCTCCTGCTCCTGATACTGCTCCTTCACAGGAAGCAGGAATGGTAAACACACCCACTGGCTTCCTGCCGTCACAGCTCCTGGACCATAGCCTTAGTGCCACAG GATGGGCGACTCCACCCATGTTTCAAGCCCTGCCCCTCCAACCACCTTCCAGTGGAGGACAGCCTACCCAGAATACTCCACACTCCTCTGCCAGTG CACCTAAGGGAAACTCCAGGGACATGTCTGCCTGGTTTAACCTCTTTGCAGATTTGGACCCTCTGTCCAACCCAGATGCTATTGGACGCAGTGATCAGGAGTTCCTCAATGCCTGA
- the cxcr4a gene encoding C-X-C chemokine receptor type 4a, with protein MAYYEHIVFDDDLSNDNNSEFGSGDIGANFEVPCDVDVSHDFQIIFLPTVYGIIFVLGLIGNGLVVLVMGCQKKSRNMTDKYRLHLSVADLLFVLTLPFWAVDAAKDWYFGGFMCVAVHMIYTVNLYSSVLILAFISLDRYLAVVRATNSQVPRKLLANRIIYVGVWLPAALLTVPDLVFAKAESSSIRTFCERIYPEESFTTWMVAFRFQHILVGFVLPGLVILICYCIIISKLSRGSKGTQKRKALKTTVVLIVCFFVCWLPYCGGILIDTLMTLEVIPHSCELEQGLQNWIFVTEALAYFHCCLNPILYAFLGVKFKKSARSALSPSRGSSLKILQKKRGGMSSVSTESESSSFHSS; from the exons ATGGCATATTACGAA CACATTGTCTTTGACGATGATTTATCAAATGATAACAACTCTGAGTTCGGCTCGGGGGACATTGGAGCCAACTTTGAGGTTCCGTGCGATGTGGATGTCAGTCACGACTTCCAGATTATCTTTCTTCCAACCGTGTACggaatcatatttgttttggGTCTTATCGGGAACGGACTGGTTGTGCTGGTAATGGGTTGCCAGAAAAAATCCAGAAACATGACGGACAAGTACCGCCTGCACCTTTCAGTGGCGGACCTTCTGTTTGTGCTCACCCTGCCGTTCTGGGCCGTGGACGCGGCCAAAGACTGGTACTTCGGAGGGTTCATGTGCGTGGCCGTGCATATGATTTACACGGTGAATTTATATAGCAGCGTCCTCATCCTCGCCTTCATCAGCCTGGACCGGTACCTCGCCGTGGTGCGCGCCACGAACAGCCAAGTTCCGAGGAAACTTCTGGCCAATCGCATCATTTACGTGGGCGTGTGGCTCCCCGCCGCGCTCCTCACCGTTCCCGATCTGGTGTTCGCCAAAGCGGAGAGCAGCTCGATCCGCACCTTCTGCGAGCGCATCTACCCAGAGGAGTCTTTCACAACCTGGATGGTCGCTTTCCGCTTCCAGCACATCCTGGTGGGCTTCGTGTTACCCGGACTCGTGATTCTCATCTGCTACTGCATCATCATCTCCAAGCTGTCACGCGGTTCCAAGGGCACGCAGAAGCGCAAGGCGCTCAAGACCACCGTGGTTCTGATCGTGTGTTTCTTCGTCTGCTGGTTGCCCTATTGCGGAGGAATCCTTATTGACACGCTGATGACGTTGGAGGTCATTCCCCACAGCTGCGAGCTCGAGCAGGGTCTGCAAAATTGGATCTTCGTGACGGAGGCTCTCGCGTACTTTCACTGCTGCCTCAATCCCATTCTTTACGCATTTCTGGGGGTGAAGTTCAAGAAGTCCGCCCGCAGCGCTCTATCTCCCAGCCGGGGGTCCAGTCTGAAAATTCTGCAGAAGAAGAGAGGAGGAATGTCATCCGTATCCACGGAATCCGAGTCTTCTAGCTTTCACTCTAGTTAA